One genomic segment of Brassica napus cultivar Da-Ae chromosome A3, Da-Ae, whole genome shotgun sequence includes these proteins:
- the LOC125607216 gene encoding uncharacterized protein At4g04775-like — protein MNHSEGIPSRCWCGKGIVTYVSKTKENPYRRFFRCEIGIQRKNENHIFKWVDEALLDEIQRMDEHQTRISEEIEDLRSSMKKTVEEEVMKHKNSIDVGCLGSILTILCLWSKRD, from the exons ATGAATCACAGTGAAGGAATCCCTTCCAGATGCTGGTGTGGGAAGGGGATTGTCACATATGTTTCAAAAACCAAAGAGAACCCATACAGACGGTTCTTCAGATGCGAGATTGGTATACAG AGAAAGAACGAAAACCATATTTTTAAGTGGGTAGACGAGGCTCTGTTAGATGAGATTCAGAGGATGGATGAGCATCAGACgagaattagcgaggaaattgaAGATCTGAGAAGTTCCATGAAGAAGACAGTTGAGGAGGAAGTTATGAAACATAAGAATTCGATCGATGTAGGTTGTTTAGGATCCATTCTCACTATTTTATGTCTCTGGTCCAAACGTGATTGA
- the LOC125590601 gene encoding uncharacterized protein LOC125590601 encodes MFDFLKNLSQSSNYVDKGTQESLQDAVGNLSQASHVKGFDPSQKIKDDEPAEWITPLSSFKPPNWKPPTLKDEELLEDRVHDIDHSLVFVPEDAWAKIIEWSSTSKELKIGPSMLTSVLAARVMGPTEWLLNHEIDAMMYLFTERTTLRRWEPTKVAFMSCMFSNQMKTSFEEFRKDKKKFKVSELLHRYGIGELPPHGRTGLMWDLDVTRMYVPLNVGKHWISMCVNFVSRSIEVFDCEGLKYNKEVEPFAILIPRIVKCVHSSKSRQQLTVKQYTVSYAPMPYLLNKSSSDCGVYALKHIECHLLGLDFSLVNDSNIREARQKIVYDLWEAANDPELILRMAQYIPPKLITNPLVELD; translated from the exons atgtttgattttttgaaGAATTTGTCACAATCATCGAACTATGTAGATAAGGGGACGCAAGAATCTTTACAAGACGCCGTGGGAAACCTTTCTCAAGCATCACATGTTAAAGGCTTTGATCCCTCACAAAAAATCAAGGACGACGAACCAGCAGAATGGATTACTCCACTGTCTTCATTTAAGCCTCCGAATTGGAAACCACCAACTCTGAAAGATGAGGAATTACTTGAGGACCGGGTGCATGACATTGATCACTCACTAGTGTTTGTCCCTGAGGATGCATGGGCCAAAATAATTGAGTGGTCCTCAACTTCCAA GGAACTGAAAATTGGACCTTCTATGTTAACAAGTGTGTTAGCAGCACGCGTCATGGGACCTACAGAATGGCTTTTGAATCAC gAAATTGATGCTATGATGTACTTATTCACTGAGAGGACTACTTTGCGACGATGGGAACCAACAAAAGTAGCATTCATGAGCTGCATGTTCAGTAATCAAATGAAGACCTCTTTCGAAGAGTTTCGGAAGGACAAGAAGAAATTCAAAGTATCAGAATTGCTTCACCGGTACGGCATTGGTGAACTTCCACCACACGGACGAACAGGACTGATGTGGGATCTTGACGTCACACGCATGTATGTGCCTCTTAATGTCGGTAAACACTGGATCTCTATGTGTGTCAACTTTGTTTCTCGGTCGATAGAGGTCTTTGACTGTGAGGGATTGAAATACAACAAGGAAGTAGAGCCATTTGCCATTCTCATCCCTAGAATTGTCAAATGTGTTCACTCTTCAAAGAGTCGGCAGCAACTCACGGTCAAGCAGTATACTGTCAGTTACGCCCCAATGCCCTACTTACTAAACAAGAGTAGCAGTGATTGTGGAGTATATGCCTTGAAGCACATTGAATGTCATCTTCTAGGCTTGGACTTCTCTCTGGTGAATGACAGCAACATTCGAGAAGCGCGCCAAAAGATTGTTTACGACCTATGGGAAGCTGCCAATGATCCTGAACTTATTTTGAGAATGGCACAATACATTCCACCGAAGTTGATCACAAATCCTCTAGTGGAACTTGATTGA
- the LOC125590597 gene encoding uncharacterized protein LOC125590597 isoform X1, which translates to MFSVSCFIGMDYQFPKRIIEEGAETKIDKINNTCRRTILGTLKVVLRDEYQEVLKDPVFGPILAIVENKLIYSGKVIHSFICKQLKVSKLHELWFLFAKRPLRFSMQEFYAVTGLKFKEEPDVDFNNWKSDKGFWSTVLKENKKINLLVIRDELLKVCKEWTYVDRVRLVYLCIIHGFLIAKDLRVFIPHEFIRLVMDFEKMRMYPWGLRAYDELLASIFKAREDVHLKNSYVLDGFSYAFQIWIMEAIPDIGSMVGKKIKNNVTKVRCRNWKGSGKVSYQDITSLESNFDKGELFPFISSTGSLDATDNAEFFREDEKNDERVNRIVALISAKQDWKQFTWEVATLPPNIELSDAEEDVEVENVTETPVEEPTVVEEEPDVVTKRGKRKLIDPGVESRKKQLLCKRAAEHNSVVSGDMKTFIEGLFNSSLDSFKELLQKDIQERFDKVDNEMAQLKATVSQITGPSVFVGRDLASEIPCPSATLGKEQEKSSQSPGPSGAKGKGKGKASVSVDPPPLRRSPRPVRKVTKT; encoded by the exons ATGTTTTCTGTTTCATGTTTTATAGGAATGGATTACCAGTTTCCAAAACGCATTATTGAAGAAGGAGCTGAGACCAAGATTGATAAGATTAACAACACCTGTAGACGCACGATTCTGGGGACGCTGAAGGTGGTTCTCAGGGATGAGTATCAAGAAGTTTTGAAAGACCCTGTCTTTGGTCCGATTCTGGCAATAGTAGAGAACAAGCTTATTTACTCAGGGAAGGTTATTCACAGCTTCATATGCAAGCAGCTCAAGGTTTCCAAGCTTCACGAATTGTGGTTTCTATTTGCAAAGAGGCCTCTCAGGTTTTCTATGCAAGAGTTTTATGCTGTGACTGGATTGAAGTTCAAAGAAGAACCCGACGTAGACTTCAATAACTGGAAGAGTGATAAAGGGTTCTGGAGCACTGTGCTGAAGGAAAATAAGAAGATCAACTTGTTGGTTATAAGGGATGAGCTCCTTAAAGTCTGTAAGGAGTGGACGTATGTGGACAGGGTGCGACTAGTGTATCTGTGTATTATACATGGATTCCTCATTGCTAAGGATTTGAGAGTGTTTATCCCTCACGAGTTCATCCGTTTGgtgatggattttgagaaaatgagGATGTATCCTTGGGGTCTTCGCGCGTATGATGAGCTGCTTGCATCAATATTCAAGGCAAGGGAAGATGTGCATCTGAAGAACAGCTATGTGTTGGATGGATTCTCATATGCGTTTCAGATATGGATTATGGAGGCAATCCCAGACATCGGTTCTATGGTGGGTAAAAAGATCAAAAACAATGTGACGAAAGTGAGATGTAGGAATTGGAAAGGAAGTGGAAAAGTATCATATCAAGATATCACCAGCCTAGAGTCCAACTTTGATAAG GGAGAGTTGTTCCCGTTTATATCATCTACTGGGAGCTTGGATGCAACTGATAATGCTGAGTTCTTTAGGGAAGATGAGAAGAATGACGAAAGAGTCAATCGCATTGTTGCTCTGATCAGTGCCAAACAAGACTGGAAGCAATTCACTTGGGAAGTTGCGACTCTGcctccaaatatagagttatCTGACGCAGAAGAGGATGTTGAAGTTGAAAATGTCACAGAAACACCTGTGGAGGAACCGACTGTTGTTGAAGAGGAACCGGATGTTGTTACAAAAAGGGGCAAGCGTAAGCTTATTGATCCTGGTGTCGAGTCTCGAAAGAAACAACTTCTTTGTAAAAGGGCGGCTGAACATAACAGTGTTGTCTCCGGTGATATGAAGACCTTCATTGAAGGTTTGTTCAATTCTTCTTTAGATTCTTTTAAGGAGCTGCTGCAGAAGGATATACAAGAGCGTTTTGACAAGGTCGACAATGAGATGGCTCAACTGAAGGCAACAGTGTCGCAGATTACGGGTCCTTCAGTTTTTGTGGGACGAGACCTAGCCTCTGAGATTCCCTGTCCTTCTGCAACACTTGGGAAAGAGCAAGAGAAATCATCACAGAGTCCGGGTCCTTCAGGAGCAAAGGGAAAAGGCAAAGGCAAGGCATCTGTGAGTGTTGATCCTCCTCCGCTTCGTCGTAGCCCTCGGCCAGTAAGAAAGGTAACCAAAACATGA
- the LOC106395423 gene encoding GPI-anchored protein LLG3 — MENSPRCLVSLLSILLLSGSASSLHISLDEFESHPATSRGLLQAKTPCKEDFANKNYTIITSKCKGPNYPAKACCSAFKDFACPFAEALNDDKTECASTMFSYINIYGRYPPGIFANMCKEGKEGLDCTDVMTATSSSYAAIPLVSTHALLFTVLLFCLL; from the exons ATGGAGAATTCTCCTCGTTGTTTGGTTTCTCTTCTTTCAATCCTACTCTTGTCTGGATCCGCCTCGTCTCTCCACATCTCTC TTGATGAATTTGAGTCACACCCAGCCACAAGCCGAGGTCTTCTTCAGGCAAAAACAC CATGCAAAGAAGATTTTGCGAACAAGAATTACACAATCATAACGAGTAAATGCAAAGGTCCAAATTATCCAGCCAAGGCATGTTGCTCCGCCTTCAAGGACTTTGCTTGCCCATTCGCGGAAGCTCTTAACGATGACAAGACAGAATGTGCCTCTACAATGTTCAGTTACATCAATATATACGGTCGTTATCCTCCGGGAATATTCGCAAACATGTGCAAAGAAGGCAAAGAAGGGCTCGATTGTACCGACGTCATGACCGCCACATCATCTTCTTATGCAGCGATCCCTCTTGTCTCCACACACGCATTGCTTTTCACCGTTCTCTTGTTTTGCCTCCTCTAA
- the LOC125590597 gene encoding uncharacterized protein LOC125590597 isoform X2 yields the protein MDYQFPKRIIEEGAETKIDKINNTCRRTILGTLKVVLRDEYQEVLKDPVFGPILAIVENKLIYSGKVIHSFICKQLKVSKLHELWFLFAKRPLRFSMQEFYAVTGLKFKEEPDVDFNNWKSDKGFWSTVLKENKKINLLVIRDELLKVCKEWTYVDRVRLVYLCIIHGFLIAKDLRVFIPHEFIRLVMDFEKMRMYPWGLRAYDELLASIFKAREDVHLKNSYVLDGFSYAFQIWIMEAIPDIGSMVGKKIKNNVTKVRCRNWKGSGKVSYQDITSLESNFDKGELFPFISSTGSLDATDNAEFFREDEKNDERVNRIVALISAKQDWKQFTWEVATLPPNIELSDAEEDVEVENVTETPVEEPTVVEEEPDVVTKRGKRKLIDPGVESRKKQLLCKRAAEHNSVVSGDMKTFIEGLFNSSLDSFKELLQKDIQERFDKVDNEMAQLKATVSQITGPSVFVGRDLASEIPCPSATLGKEQEKSSQSPGPSGAKGKGKGKASVSVDPPPLRRSPRPVRKVTKT from the exons ATGGATTACCAGTTTCCAAAACGCATTATTGAAGAAGGAGCTGAGACCAAGATTGATAAGATTAACAACACCTGTAGACGCACGATTCTGGGGACGCTGAAGGTGGTTCTCAGGGATGAGTATCAAGAAGTTTTGAAAGACCCTGTCTTTGGTCCGATTCTGGCAATAGTAGAGAACAAGCTTATTTACTCAGGGAAGGTTATTCACAGCTTCATATGCAAGCAGCTCAAGGTTTCCAAGCTTCACGAATTGTGGTTTCTATTTGCAAAGAGGCCTCTCAGGTTTTCTATGCAAGAGTTTTATGCTGTGACTGGATTGAAGTTCAAAGAAGAACCCGACGTAGACTTCAATAACTGGAAGAGTGATAAAGGGTTCTGGAGCACTGTGCTGAAGGAAAATAAGAAGATCAACTTGTTGGTTATAAGGGATGAGCTCCTTAAAGTCTGTAAGGAGTGGACGTATGTGGACAGGGTGCGACTAGTGTATCTGTGTATTATACATGGATTCCTCATTGCTAAGGATTTGAGAGTGTTTATCCCTCACGAGTTCATCCGTTTGgtgatggattttgagaaaatgagGATGTATCCTTGGGGTCTTCGCGCGTATGATGAGCTGCTTGCATCAATATTCAAGGCAAGGGAAGATGTGCATCTGAAGAACAGCTATGTGTTGGATGGATTCTCATATGCGTTTCAGATATGGATTATGGAGGCAATCCCAGACATCGGTTCTATGGTGGGTAAAAAGATCAAAAACAATGTGACGAAAGTGAGATGTAGGAATTGGAAAGGAAGTGGAAAAGTATCATATCAAGATATCACCAGCCTAGAGTCCAACTTTGATAAG GGAGAGTTGTTCCCGTTTATATCATCTACTGGGAGCTTGGATGCAACTGATAATGCTGAGTTCTTTAGGGAAGATGAGAAGAATGACGAAAGAGTCAATCGCATTGTTGCTCTGATCAGTGCCAAACAAGACTGGAAGCAATTCACTTGGGAAGTTGCGACTCTGcctccaaatatagagttatCTGACGCAGAAGAGGATGTTGAAGTTGAAAATGTCACAGAAACACCTGTGGAGGAACCGACTGTTGTTGAAGAGGAACCGGATGTTGTTACAAAAAGGGGCAAGCGTAAGCTTATTGATCCTGGTGTCGAGTCTCGAAAGAAACAACTTCTTTGTAAAAGGGCGGCTGAACATAACAGTGTTGTCTCCGGTGATATGAAGACCTTCATTGAAGGTTTGTTCAATTCTTCTTTAGATTCTTTTAAGGAGCTGCTGCAGAAGGATATACAAGAGCGTTTTGACAAGGTCGACAATGAGATGGCTCAACTGAAGGCAACAGTGTCGCAGATTACGGGTCCTTCAGTTTTTGTGGGACGAGACCTAGCCTCTGAGATTCCCTGTCCTTCTGCAACACTTGGGAAAGAGCAAGAGAAATCATCACAGAGTCCGGGTCCTTCAGGAGCAAAGGGAAAAGGCAAAGGCAAGGCATCTGTGAGTGTTGATCCTCCTCCGCTTCGTCGTAGCCCTCGGCCAGTAAGAAAGGTAACCAAAACATGA
- the LOC125607215 gene encoding uncharacterized protein LOC125607215, with amino-acid sequence MKINVYASCGLWKSSLNNGWGFLVDEAKGGRLLTLDTSSSFENLKVMVCEDFGIDINMVNIELSYLPSDLINSIYSPPVIITSERQVQNFLTYVKNKASTQLCVSTQASNIAEGGTESHNREEAPMESDDSSDMDSEEDVEVPDTEDDKECDKEKINEDGVRFSLVDVVKKGQSFTSKTLLKATFEICAMKNNFDYVVVRSDKKVWYIRCSDDDCTWRVRAEGLTGSSYFIIKKYVPDHSCAASNRKGSVRTVSAKTVGTLIMHKYETAKEGPRSDDIIQYMRMVHGVEISYSLAWDAREYAINAVKGIPEKGYEKIPKYLHMMKEANPGSHTFYERDTKGRFKFLFISFGQSVRGFYAAIRKVIVVDGTFLKSKFKGVLLVATALDGNSSLYPIAFGIVDSENDLAWNWFMRQLNMVIADDHSLAFVSDRNSSIAKAIARVYPQAHHGICIHHLLNNVVTYFSGKGVAGLVAKASKAYRAADFRKVFTAIFAISPEIGQYLIDADVRKWARCQFPGYRYDMRTTNPAESINAALRTPREFPVIPLLDSIREMMTRWFFKRRTLSSKHSKPLTIAVEKKIDRRIEKGKTFKVFPVSDHRFLVQGDTFDCSVDLVRRTCSCGKFDLMKIPCRHAIKAGFSVGIRPHTLTDDMYTTASWRSAYEESINPISVPEDTWKVPSHVEKSKMLPPESRRAAGRRKKRRYETAEDKIRSSQGTQRSTVRKCSRCGIEGHNRRTCDRAI; translated from the coding sequence ATGAAGATTAACGTATATGCTTCATGTGGGTTGTGGAAATCGTCTCTGAACAATGGATGGGGATTTCTTGTCGATGAAGCAAAAGGAGGCAGGTTACTTACTTTGGACACAAGTTCAAGCTTTGAAAACCTAAAGGTTATGGTGTGTGAAGACTTTGGAATTGATATTAACATGGTCAATATCGAGCTGAGTTATTTACCTTCCGATTTGATCAATAGCATCTACTCACCCCCTGTTATCATCACCAGTGAAAGACAAGTTCAAAATTTTCTGACATATGTAAAGAACAAAGCTTCGACGCAGTTGTGTGTGAGTACTCAAGCCTCTAACATAGCGGAAGGAGGTACGGAGTCGCATAATAGAGAGGAAGCGCCAATGGAGTCCGACGATTCAAGTGATATGGATTCAGAAGAAGATGTTGAGGTACCTGACACTGAAGATGACAAAGAGTGTGACAAAGAGAAGATCAATGAAGATGGTGTTCGCTTTTCTTTGGTGGATGTTGTGAAGAAGGGTCAATCTTTTACTTCCAAAACACTTTTGAAGGCAACATTCGAAATATGTgcaatgaaaaataatttcgACTACGTGGTTGTCAGATCGGATAAAAAAGTGTGGTATATTCGTTGCTCAGATGATGATTGCACCTGGCGTGTTCGTGCAGAGGGTTTAACAGGCTcatcgtattttatcatcaaaaagTATGTACCTGATCATTCATGTGCTGCATCCAATAGGAAGGGTTCTGTTAGGACAGTTTCTGCAAAAACAGTGGGCACTTTGATTATGCATAAGTATGAAACTGCTAAAGAAGGACCGAGATCGGATGACATAATCCAGTATATGCGTATGGTACATGGAGTTGAGATATCCTATTCTTTGGCATGGGATGCCCGTGAATATGCAATCAACGCAGTGAAAGGTATTCCAGAGAAAGGTTACGAAAAAATTCCTAAATACTTGCATATGATGAAGGAAGCTAATCCAGGCTCACACACGTTTTATGAAAGGGATACAAAAGGGAGATTCAAATTCCTCTTCATCTCGTTTGGTCAGAGTGTTCGCGGTTTCTATGCTGCAATTCGAAAAGttattgtggtggatgggacgTTTTTGAAGAGCAAATTCAAAGGAGTCTTACTAGTTGCTACTGCATTAGATGGAAACTCGAGTTTATATCCTATTGCCTTTGGAATTGTTGACTCAGAGAATGACCTCGCGTGGAACTGGTTTATGAGACAACTTAATATGGTCATTGCTGACGACCATTCTTTAGCTTTTGTGTCTGATAGGAATTCCTCAATTGCTAAAGCTATTGCGAGAGTGTATCCGCAAGCTCATCATGGAATTTGCATTCACCACTTGCTGAATAATGTTGTAACATATTTCAGCGGAAAAGGTGTGGCTGGTTtggttgcaaaggcttctaaagCTTATCGAGCCGCTGATTTTCGTAAGGTCTTCACTGCTATTTTTGCTATTAGTCCTGAAATTGGTCAGTATCTCATAGATGCCGATGTGAGGAAGTGGGCTCGTTGTCAGTTTCCGGGTTACAGATATGATATGAGGACTACTAACCCTGCGGAGTCGATAAATGCAGCTTTGCGTACGCCTAGAGAGTTTCCAGTGATACCTTTGTTGGACAGCATTAGGGAAATGATGACTCGATGGTTTTTCAAGCGTAGAACTTTAAGTTCTAAGCATTCGAAGCCACTGACCATTGCcgtggagaagaagattgaCAGAAGGATTGAGAAGGGTAAAACATTTAAGGTGTTTCCAGTTAGCGATCATCGGTTTTTAGTTCAAGGTGACACTTTCGACTGCTCGGTAGACTTGGTCAGACGCACGTGTTCTTGTGGGAAATTCGATCTGATGAAAATCCCATGCAGGCACGCCATAAAAGCAGGTTTCAGTGTTGGAATAAGACCACACACACTCACAGACGACATGTACACTACTGCCTCATGGCGCTCGGCTTATGAAGAAAGCATAAATCCTATTAGCGTCCCTGAAGATACATGGAAAGTTCCATCTCATGTGGAGAAGTCGAAAATGCTTCCTCCAGAGAGTAGACGAGCTGCGGGTAGGAGAAAGAAACGCAGATACGAGACAGCCGAAGACAAGATCCGTTCGTCACAAGGAACTCAACGCTCTACAGTTCGGAAATGCAGTCGATGTGGGATTGAAGGTCACAATAGGAGAACATGTGATAGAGCAATATAG
- the BNAA03G49180D gene encoding uncharacterized protein BNAA03G49180D produces MTTPVSKNIAIRPVEFYGNALPRPRFFANPQFNSHRVDPPLLSWARDAHWSTGGLNFTRLRLQGRIEGSVDKLRAQLEDSSPGDSEKKRSGFDSSPAAPVAVKRRRYVDLNDDEDEIGSGDEGVARIIRNLSGDFDRVAGESEICKKSIGSESVGKKRLKKKKTSSIRTSPRLTRIIPLGFRF; encoded by the coding sequence ATGACGACGCCGGTGAGTAAGAACATCGCCATCAGGCCTGTGGAGTTCTACGGAAACGCACTCCCCCGTCCTCGTTTCTTCGCTAATCCTCAGTTCAACTCTCACCGCGTCGATCCGCCGCTTCTCTCGTGGGCTAGAGACGCTCACTGGTCCACGGGTGGTCTCAACTTCACGCGCCTCCGTCTCCAGGGACGAATCGAAGGTAGCGTCGACAAGCTCCGAGCGCAGCTCGAGGATTCCAGCCCTGGAGACTCCGAGAAGAAGAGATCCGGTTTTGATTCTTCTCCGGCGGCTCCGGTTGCGGTGAAACGAAGGAGGTACGTAGATCTTAACGATGATGAGGATGAGATTGGATCGGGAGATGAGGGAGTGGCGAGGATTATCAGAAACCTCTCTGGTGATTTTGATAGAGTCGCTGGAGAGAGTGAGATCTGTAAGAAATCGATTGGATCCGAATCAGTAGGAAAGAagaggttgaagaagaagaaaacaagttcGATTAGGACGTCTCCAAGATTGACAAGAATAATCCCTCtaggttttagattttaa
- the LOC106396369 gene encoding basic salivary proline-rich protein 1, translating into MASGRVNSGFDFGSDDILRTYDDFTNNQDSSNGSNSDPSIAATNNFNKEFHKTRMARSSVFPTSSYSPPEDSLSQDVTATVERTMKKYTDNVMRFLEGISSRLSQLELYCYNLDKTIGEMRSDLTRDNEEADVKLRSMEKHLQEVRRSVQILRDKQELADTQKDLARLQVVQKDSSSPSHSQKSEETPVPEAKKTESSSDAHNQQLALALPHQIPPAQPQPQPQQQQQYYMSPTPQLQNTPAPVPAPPSQPQAPPAQAQFMPPPPAPSHPSSAQTQSFPQYQQNWPPQPQARPQSSGGYPTYSPAPPSNQSPVEPSPGSMQMPSPYGGPPQQSMQGYGYSAPPPPPQAPQQTKMSYSHQTGDAYVPSGPPPPPGYANAMYEGGRMQYPPPQPPPPQQQQGQHYMQGPQGGGYAPQQHQAGGGSTGTPSPVMRSKYGELIEKLVSMGFRGDHVMSVIQRMEESGQPIDFNALLDRLSVQSSGGPPRGW; encoded by the exons ATGGCGTCGGGCCGGGTCAACTCGGGATTCGATTTCGGGTCAGATGATATCCTCCGCACTTACGACGACTTCACCAACAACCAGGACTCCTCCAACGGTTCCAACTCCGATCCTTCGATCGCTGCCACCAACAACTTCAATAAG GAGTTTCACAAAACTAGGATGGCTAGGTCTTCGGTTTTTCCTACGAGCTCTTACAGTCCACCTGAGGATTCGTTGAGCCAAGACGTGACTGCCACTGTGGAAAGAACCATGAAGAAGTATACGGACAACGTGATGCGCTTTCTTGAAGGTATCAGCTCGCGCTTGTCACAGCTTGAGCTCTACTGCTACAACCTTGATAAGACTATTGGTGAGATGAGGTCGGACTTGACTCGTGATAACGAGGAGGCTGATGTTAAGCTTAGATCTATGGAGAAACATCTTCAAGAG GTGCGTAGGTCGGTGCAGATTCTCAGAGACAAGCAAGAGTTGGCTGATACGCAGAAAGATCTAGCGAGGCTTCAAGTTGTGCAGAAAGATTCATCTTCCCCGTCTCACTCCCAAAAAAGTGAGGAGACTCCTGTTCCAGAGGCTAAGAAGACTGAGAGCTCCTCTGATGCACATAACCAGCAGCTTGCACTTGCTTTGCCTCATCAAATACCACCAGCGCAGCCACAGCCACAGCCACAGCAGCAGCAACAGTATTACATGTCTCCTACTCCACAGCTTCAAAACACACCTGCACCTGTTCCTGCTCCACCATCTCAGCCTCAAGCACCACCAGCGCAGGCTCAGTTCATGCCCCCACCTCCTGCTCCATCTCACCCAAGCTCAGCGCAAACTCAGTCGTTTCCACAGTACCAGCAGAACTGGCCTCCGCAGCCACAGGCGAGGCCACAGTCCAGTGGAGGCTACCCAACATACTCACCTGCACCACCAAGCAACCAATCTCCAGTAGAGCCATCGCCCGGCAGCATGCAGATGCCATCACCATACGGTGGACCTCCTCAGCAGTCGATGCAAGGTTACGGATACAgtgcaccaccaccaccaccacaggCTCCTCAGCAGACAAAAATGTCTTATAGCCACCAGACAGGCGATGCGTATGTTCCTTCAGGACCTCCTCCTCCCCCCGGGTATGCCAATGCCATGTATGAAGGTGGGCGGATGCAATACCCACCACCTCAGCCTCCTCCTCCGCAGCAGCAACAAGGGCAGCATTACATGCAAGGTCCACAAGGTGGTGGGTACGCTCCTCAGCAGCACCAGGCAGGTGGTGGAAGCACAGGGACACCATCTCCTGTCATGAGATCAAAATACGGTGAACTGATAGAGAAGCTAGTGAGTATGGGTTTCAGAGGAGACCACGTGATGAGCGTGATTCAGCGGATGGAGGAGAGCGGACAGCCTATCGACTTCAACGCCCTCCTTGACAGATTGAGTGTGCAGTCCTCAGGAGGGCCTCCCAGAGGGTGGTGA
- the LOC106391444 gene encoding uncharacterized protein LOC106391444, with the protein MDRQNSDDIMKFLDGMASSDDVLFGFLDEGNHSPEDYPDSGSFAGGEESDMDNDAAGCNSEESKTFWNEQEQLLQATLYRTSSVETKIRQATKEALKEVRSKGLQCVCRRPATGGCRSCLRGEVASRLRDAGYDCVICKSKWRSNHEIPAGEHEYLEIVDKSGSKKGEIRVVIELSFRAEFEMARGSDEYKRLIGILPEVYVGKTERLKSLIKILCTAAKKCMKDRKMHMGPWRKHKYMQAKWHGTCERKSVMLVDTETEEDKSVMPKPRVSMLNYGIYGNLSSGMGRPAAVAVV; encoded by the exons ATGGATCGGCAAAACTCCGATGACATCATGAAGTTTCTCGACGGAATGGCTAGCTCCGACGATGTTTTATTTGGCTTTCTCGACGAAGGAAACCACTCACCAGAGGATTACCCTGATTCCGGTAGCTTCGCCGGCGGCGAAGAATCCGATATGGACAACGATGCCGCCGGTTGCAATTCCGAAGAGAGCAAAACGTTTTGGAATGAACAAGAACAACTTCTCCag GCGACACTGTATAGGACAAGTTCAGTTGAGACAAAGATTCGACAAGCAACCAAAGAAGCGTTGAAAGAAGTGAGATCAAAGGGTTTGCAATGTGTTTGCCGGAGACCAGCGACCGGCGGTTGCCGTAGCTGTTTACGCGGTGAAGTGGCTAGCCGTCTCCGAGACGCCGGCTATGATTGCGTCATTTGCAAATCCAAATGGAGAAGCAATCACGAGATCCCTGCAg gCGAGCATGAATATTTGGAAATCGTGGACAAATCTGGATCAAAAAAAGGCGAGATCCGTGTGGTGATTGAGCTATCTTTTAGGGCGGAGTTTGAGATGGCGAGAGGTAGTGATGAATACAAGCGACTCATTGGAATATTACCTGAAGTGTACGTCGGAAAAACAGAGAGGCTAAAATCGCTGATAAAAATATTGTGCACGGCAGCTAAAAAGTGTATGAAAGACCGGAAAATGCACATGGGTCCTTGGAGAAAACACAAGTACATGCAAGCCAAATGGCACGGCACCTGCGAAAGAAAATCCGTGATGCTTGTTGACACGGAGACGGAGGAAGATAAGAGTGTGATGCCAAAGCCTAGAGTTTCTATGTTGAATTATGGTATTTATGGAAATTTATCCTCCGGAATGGGCCGTCCAGCCGCCGTCGCGGTCGTGtga